One window from the genome of Candidatus Desulfarcum epimagneticum encodes:
- a CDS encoding conserved exported hypothetical protein (Evidence 4 : Unknown function but conserved in other organisms), which yields MSLTKKISVIVFLCLLIPAAWAFGEAEAKVGVVDFQKVIDVSIAGKAVNAELVAFNEKWKARLTDKRKEIEAIQKKIDEDLVMSREQREKLKRDMAKKFVDFKSDEKKYKEDIAVLRNRKLKLLTDDALKLAKKIGQEEGYQVIISKTGTLYYSDAVDITEKMIKIYNEEYARKPAAKKNE from the coding sequence ATGAGTCTAACCAAAAAAATCAGCGTCATTGTCTTTTTATGTCTTTTGATCCCGGCCGCCTGGGCCTTTGGAGAAGCCGAGGCCAAGGTGGGCGTGGTGGATTTCCAAAAGGTCATTGACGTCTCCATCGCGGGAAAGGCGGTGAACGCCGAGCTGGTGGCCTTCAACGAAAAGTGGAAAGCCCGGCTGACGGATAAACGCAAGGAAATCGAGGCCATCCAGAAAAAAATCGACGAAGACCTGGTCATGAGCAGGGAGCAGAGGGAAAAATTAAAGCGGGACATGGCCAAAAAGTTCGTGGATTTCAAGTCCGATGAAAAAAAATACAAAGAGGACATCGCGGTGTTGAGGAATCGAAAACTCAAGCTTCTCACCGACGACGCGCTGAAACTGGCCAAAAAAATAGGCCAGGAGGAGGGCTACCAGGTCATCATCTCCAAGACCGGAACCCTGTATTACTCGGACGCGGTGGATATCACGGAAAAAATGATTAAAATTTACAATGAGGAGTATGCCAGAAAACCGGCCGCCAAAAAGAATGAATGA
- the fabZ gene encoding (3R)-hydroxymyristol acyl carrier protein dehydratase (Evidence 2a : Function from experimental evidences in other organisms; PubMedId : 789345, 8910376; Product type e : enzyme) yields the protein MECLHDIRDIMTFLPHRYPFILVDRVLEIQRDQEIAAIKNVTINEPFFQGHFPGAPVMPGVLIMEALAQAGGILVLDSMPEEKKGSLLYFMGMDRVRFRRKVIPGDCLSLRVRLMKKRASAVKMFGEATVDGEKAAEGEMMASIGEKL from the coding sequence ATGGAATGCCTGCATGACATACGCGATATCATGACGTTTCTGCCCCACCGATACCCGTTTATCCTGGTGGACCGGGTTTTGGAGATTCAAAGGGATCAGGAGATCGCGGCCATTAAAAACGTCACCATCAACGAGCCCTTTTTCCAGGGGCATTTTCCCGGCGCGCCGGTGATGCCCGGGGTTCTCATCATGGAGGCGCTGGCCCAGGCCGGGGGAATCCTGGTTCTGGACTCGATGCCGGAGGAAAAAAAAGGCTCCCTTTTGTATTTCATGGGAATGGACCGGGTCCGCTTCAGGAGAAAAGTGATTCCCGGCGATTGCCTGTCGCTGCGGGTTCGTCTGATGAAAAAGCGGGCGAGCGCCGTCAAAATGTTCGGTGAGGCCACAGTGGACGGAGAAAAGGCCGCTGAAGGCGAAATGATGGCCTCCATAGGAGAAAAATTGTAA
- the lpxD gene encoding UDP-3-O-acylglucosamine N-acyltransferase: MNDTGFSLLKIAETLEGELSGDPDKMIRGAMSFEEASEDEIAWAADAGRLKKIDEAAAGAVIVPRDFDAPCQKAVIRAENPKAAFAGVLGFFHSPARPAPGISPECHIGKHFACGADPSIGPMVVIGNDVTVGDRVVLHPGAVIGDRVALGDDVEIFPNVSVLERCEIGSRVTLQAGAVIGSDGYGFVFDKGRHLKIPQTGIVRIDDDVEIGAGSAIDRATFGETRIRRGVKTDNLVHVAHNVEVGENTLLVAQVGIAGSSRIGNHVVIAGQAGIGGHLEIGDGAIIGPQAGIAKSVKEGDVVSGSPGMPHRVWLRVQRLIPGLPDIKKRITALEKKFDRIAGDS; encoded by the coding sequence ATGAATGACACGGGTTTTTCTCTTTTAAAAATAGCCGAGACCTTGGAGGGCGAGCTTTCCGGGGATCCGGACAAAATGATCCGGGGCGCCATGTCCTTTGAGGAGGCGTCGGAAGACGAGATCGCCTGGGCCGCCGACGCCGGGCGCCTGAAAAAAATAGACGAGGCCGCCGCCGGGGCCGTGATCGTCCCCCGGGATTTCGACGCGCCCTGTCAAAAGGCCGTGATCCGGGCCGAAAATCCCAAGGCGGCCTTTGCCGGGGTCCTGGGATTTTTTCACTCTCCGGCCCGTCCCGCGCCGGGGATCAGCCCGGAATGCCATATCGGGAAGCATTTTGCCTGCGGCGCCGATCCGAGCATCGGCCCCATGGTCGTCATCGGGAATGATGTGACCGTGGGAGACCGGGTGGTCCTGCATCCCGGGGCGGTCATCGGAGACCGGGTGGCCCTGGGGGACGACGTGGAAATTTTTCCCAACGTCAGCGTCCTGGAACGCTGTGAAATCGGCAGCCGGGTCACGCTCCAGGCGGGAGCCGTCATTGGAAGCGACGGGTACGGATTCGTATTTGACAAAGGAAGGCATCTCAAAATCCCCCAGACCGGCATTGTCCGCATCGACGACGATGTGGAGATCGGCGCCGGCAGCGCCATCGACCGGGCGACCTTCGGCGAGACCCGGATCAGGCGGGGCGTGAAAACCGACAACCTGGTCCACGTCGCCCACAACGTCGAGGTGGGGGAAAACACCCTGCTGGTGGCGCAGGTGGGGATCGCGGGAAGCTCCCGGATCGGAAATCATGTGGTGATCGCCGGCCAGGCCGGGATCGGCGGACATCTGGAGATCGGCGACGGGGCCATCATCGGCCCCCAGGCCGGGATCGCCAAATCGGTGAAAGAGGGCGATGTGGTCTCCGGCTCCCCCGGCATGCCCCACCGGGTCTGGCTCAGGGTCCAGCGGCTGATCCCGGGCCTGCCGGATATCAAAAAAAGAATAACCGCGCTGGAGAAAAAATTCGACCGGATCGCCGGGGATTCATAA